In Liquorilactobacillus hordei DSM 19519, the following proteins share a genomic window:
- a CDS encoding aldo/keto reductase, producing the protein MEKFFDFGNGLKVNRLGYGTMQLPGKGVWGPATDVNNAVEVITTVIDHGADFIDTADSYGPFFANLYLKEALKQRPNKNVMVATKVGFTRQGPGQWTPNGRPDYLRQQVELNLFSLGLKQIDLLQLHRIDKTVPLEDQLGVLKELQNEGKIKHIGLSQVSISEIQAAQKIVPIVSVQNRYNLIDRADEDVLKFAEEKHLAFIPWFPLATGKLSEDGRLLKIADKYGASPSQIALAWLLKKSPVIMPIPGTKSKEHAVQNLKAAEIELTDAEFKELENIK; encoded by the coding sequence ATGGAAAAATTCTTTGATTTTGGTAATGGATTGAAAGTTAACCGTTTGGGGTATGGAACAATGCAATTACCTGGAAAAGGTGTTTGGGGTCCTGCCACAGACGTTAATAACGCTGTGGAGGTAATCACAACTGTAATTGATCATGGAGCTGATTTTATTGATACTGCTGATTCATATGGCCCGTTCTTTGCTAATCTTTATTTGAAAGAAGCATTAAAACAACGTCCTAATAAGAATGTAATGGTAGCCACAAAAGTTGGTTTTACTAGACAAGGGCCAGGACAGTGGACTCCGAATGGACGTCCAGATTATCTAAGGCAACAAGTCGAATTAAACTTATTTTCGTTAGGATTGAAGCAAATTGACCTTTTGCAACTTCATAGAATTGATAAAACCGTTCCGCTTGAAGATCAGCTTGGGGTTTTAAAGGAATTACAGAATGAAGGAAAAATAAAGCACATTGGATTGAGCCAAGTTTCAATTTCAGAAATTCAGGCAGCACAAAAAATTGTTCCAATCGTATCCGTTCAAAATAGATATAATTTGATAGATCGTGCTGACGAGGATGTATTGAAGTTTGCTGAGGAAAAACATTTAGCCTTTATTCCTTGGTTCCCACTGGCAACAGGGAAGTTAAGTGAAGATGGAAGATTATTAAAGATAGCAGATAAATATGGTGCAAGTCCTTCACAGATTGCATTAGCATGGTTACTGAAGAAGAGTCCAGTAATAATGCCAATTCCCGGAACTAAGTCAAAAGAACACGCAGTTCAGAATTTAAAAGCGGCTGAAATTGAATTAACAGATGCAGAATTTAAAGAGCTTGAAAATATAAAATAG
- a CDS encoding cation diffusion facilitator family transporter produces the protein MEQSKNTNLRFLSVTTLNVLITFFELVGGLLSGSLSLISDAFHNFSDTFSIVLSYIANLIGHKKATPKNSYGYRRVEILTALLSSIILILISLFLLFEGINRIQHPETVKGAIMFWVAVVSFIANLGAALLLHVGASNNLNIKATYLHLLSDSLASVGVIIGSIFIYFFNLTWIDPVITILVSLYIAYESLPIIQQTFRILMEGSPDIDVDHVKNDLLAIPEIKDVHHFHSWSINENELMASVHVNLSDLPLSETEKIYSSIENILKDKYNIRHVTIQAECTRGLKKAMCLSSEDETENLKNDK, from the coding sequence ATGGAACAATCTAAAAATACAAACTTAAGATTTTTATCAGTCACGACTCTGAATGTTTTAATTACTTTTTTTGAATTAGTGGGCGGACTGCTTTCTGGAAGTCTATCACTGATTTCTGACGCATTTCATAATTTCAGCGATACCTTCTCGATAGTTCTGAGTTATATTGCTAATCTAATTGGACATAAAAAAGCCACTCCCAAAAACTCTTACGGGTATCGACGAGTAGAAATCTTGACTGCTTTACTTAGTTCAATCATCCTAATCTTAATCTCTTTATTCTTATTATTTGAAGGTATTAATCGTATTCAGCATCCCGAAACTGTTAAAGGAGCAATTATGTTTTGGGTCGCAGTCGTTAGTTTCATTGCTAATCTAGGAGCCGCCCTCTTATTGCACGTTGGGGCAAGTAATAATCTTAATATTAAGGCTACCTACTTACATCTGTTAAGTGATTCTCTTGCCTCAGTTGGAGTAATAATCGGTTCTATTTTTATTTACTTTTTTAATCTTACTTGGATTGATCCTGTTATCACTATCTTAGTATCGCTCTATATTGCGTACGAGTCTCTGCCAATTATCCAGCAGACATTCAGAATTCTCATGGAAGGTTCTCCAGATATTGATGTTGATCATGTTAAAAATGATTTATTAGCTATCCCAGAAATAAAAGATGTTCATCATTTTCACTCTTGGTCAATCAATGAAAATGAGTTAATGGCATCTGTACATGTTAACCTTTCAGATTTGCCACTTAGCGAAACCGAGAAAATATATAGTAGTATTGAAAATATATTAAAAGATAAATACAATATTAGGCACGTAACAATTCAGGCCGAATGTACACGAGGTCTTAAAAAGGCAATGTGCTTATCAAGTGAAGATGAAACTGAAAATCTAAAAAATGATAAATAG
- a CDS encoding peroxiredoxin, with the protein MRITRHEQPTTTNGEPTEIESSFPEFELKGTQGETVKNSDISGKYTLISVVPDINTRVCSLSTKKFNEDVDSFPNINFLTISTNTIEQQQDWCAAEGVTKMKLLSDAEGSLGKSIGIFVEDGRVDARSIWILNPDGEVAYRELIIEQSNEPNYQAALDFLNKNK; encoded by the coding sequence GTGAGAATAACGAGACATGAACAGCCAACAACTACTAATGGGGAACCAACTGAAATTGAAAGTAGTTTTCCAGAGTTTGAATTAAAAGGTACACAAGGTGAAACAGTTAAAAATTCAGATATCAGTGGAAAATATACATTAATCAGTGTTGTTCCAGACATTAATACTCGAGTATGTAGCCTTTCAACCAAAAAGTTTAACGAGGATGTAGACTCTTTTCCGAATATTAATTTTTTGACTATTTCGACTAATACAATTGAGCAACAACAAGATTGGTGTGCTGCTGAGGGTGTAACAAAGATGAAGTTACTTTCTGACGCAGAGGGTTCCCTTGGAAAAAGTATCGGGATTTTTGTGGAAGACGGAAGAGTTGATGCTCGCAGTATCTGGATTCTTAATCCTGACGGAGAAGTAGCATATCGTGAATTGATTATTGAACAATCAAACGAACCAAATTATCAGGCAGCTTTAGACTTTTTGAACAAAAATAAATAA
- a CDS encoding YitT family protein, whose amino-acid sequence MIIQTARKLFYITLGSLLYAISINYFLIPTRLGEGGVTGLTTIAFYTLQIPTYLTNLVLNGILLLIGLKYLKRKTILLSLWAIIWLSIFLRLPIIYTYHTQQTIIPTIAGGVLTGISMGLILNAEGSIAGSTILGKICNQYLGIPIGSATLFFDLAVAIPSVFIIGFENTLLTVIELYISAKITNLALERFGSKKVIQIISSHSNNIAQAISDSLGQGVTLLQATGFYSKSTKPIIYFICSSKNLARIIPIIAVTDPAALIITENVRSVRATDIYRLL is encoded by the coding sequence CTGATCATACAAACAGCTCGCAAATTATTCTATATTACATTAGGTTCTTTATTATATGCAATCTCAATAAATTATTTTCTTATTCCAACACGACTGGGTGAAGGGGGAGTTACTGGTTTAACAACAATTGCCTTTTATACTTTACAAATTCCAACGTACCTAACAAATCTTGTTCTTAACGGAATTTTGTTACTGATTGGATTAAAGTATCTTAAACGAAAAACAATTCTACTGTCACTCTGGGCAATTATTTGGCTCTCTATTTTTTTGAGGTTACCCATTATTTATACTTATCACACACAACAGACTATTATTCCGACTATTGCTGGTGGCGTTTTAACTGGCATTTCAATGGGACTAATTTTGAATGCCGAAGGATCTATTGCAGGCAGCACTATTTTAGGAAAAATCTGTAACCAATATCTTGGAATACCTATCGGGTCAGCTACACTATTTTTTGACCTAGCCGTCGCTATTCCATCCGTTTTTATTATTGGTTTTGAAAATACATTGTTAACAGTTATAGAACTGTATATCTCTGCCAAAATAACTAACCTTGCTCTAGAAAGGTTTGGTTCAAAAAAGGTAATTCAGATAATTTCATCCCACAGCAACAACATCGCGCAAGCAATCTCTGATTCATTAGGTCAAGGTGTTACACTCTTGCAGGCTACTGGTTTTTACAGCAAATCAACAAAACCCATTATCTATTTTATTTGTTCTTCTAAAAACCTAGCAAGAATTATACCTATTATCGCAGTAACTGATCCGGCTGCTTTAATTATTACTGAAAACGTCCGCAGCGTGCGCGCGACCGATATATATCGTTTACTATAG
- a CDS encoding LysM peptidoglycan-binding domain-containing protein produces the protein MKKRKERIARQKYLQQIKHIKGISRTASYVGTGFLLGSATLPIFKAKADTTAAQNTVTSTVGSTNSSGSSSTLASSTSSANSTSSSASSASTPTSSANSTIASSSSSSAAQKSSVVASSSSVSSQSSATSSSSSSTSSSVSSVSGVTLNTTSLTSAPVKVATFINSIASSAQQVAQQYNLYASLMIAQAATESGWGSSTLSTKAHNLFGIKYSGSGSYITMNTQEYYSGAYHTVSAKFQSYSSYSDSLVAYAKLISNNFSNSTKANASSVSIAASNLAKGKYGTYATDPSYATKLLNIINLYGLTKYDTGSSTSSTGSSTSSTGSSSTSNSNSSTTGSASSSSTSSYIVKSGDSLWAVANKYGISVANLKSWNNLSSDIIYIGQSLKVSNSASQSSNSNSSSSSSNSTSSSSQSSSSTSSTSSASTYTVKSGDSLWAVANKYGISVANLKSWNNLSSNTIYIGQSLKVSNSASQSSNSSSSQSSSSTSSTSSASTYTVKSGDSLWAVANKYGISVANLKSWNNLSSNTIYIGQSLKVSNSASQSSNSNSSSSSSTPSSSQSSSSTSSTSSTSTYTVKSGDSLWAVANKYGISVANLKSWNNLSSNTIYIGQSLKVSNSASQSSNSNSSSSSSNSTSSSSQSSSSTSSTSSASTYTVKSGDSLWAVANKYGISVANLKSWNNLSSDIIYIGQSLKVSNSASQSINSNSSSSSSNSTSSSSQSSSSTSSTSSASTYTVKSGDSLWAVANKYGLTVTKLKELNSLNTNTIYIGQTLKISSKTTATSSTTNSSSSSATSSTKKTYTVKSGDSLWQIAVKYNTTVTQLKSTNHLSSDTIYVGQALIVNN, from the coding sequence TTGAAAAAACGTAAAGAACGAATTGCTCGTCAAAAATACTTACAGCAAATCAAACATATTAAAGGTATCAGCCGAACAGCTTCATACGTTGGCACAGGTTTTTTACTTGGTTCAGCTACCTTGCCAATTTTTAAAGCAAAAGCCGATACTACAGCTGCTCAAAATACAGTCACTTCTACTGTTGGATCTACAAATTCTAGCGGAAGTAGCAGCACACTGGCTTCCAGTACAAGTTCAGCCAACTCAACTAGTTCATCTGCTTCATCTGCTTCAACTCCAACTAGTTCTGCTAACTCAACAATAGCAAGCAGCTCTTCAAGTAGCGCTGCTCAAAAATCTTCCGTTGTAGCTTCAAGTAGCTCTGTAAGTTCACAAAGTTCGGCAACTTCTAGTTCCAGTAGCTCAACCAGTTCATCGGTTTCATCTGTGAGTGGTGTTACATTGAATACAACTTCGCTGACTTCTGCACCTGTAAAGGTAGCTACTTTTATTAATAGTATTGCTAGTTCTGCACAACAAGTTGCACAACAATATAATCTCTACGCATCTCTAATGATTGCGCAAGCCGCGACTGAAAGCGGCTGGGGTTCTAGTACTCTGTCTACCAAAGCTCACAATCTCTTTGGAATTAAATATTCTGGTTCTGGTAGCTATATTACTATGAATACTCAAGAATACTATAGCGGTGCTTACCATACTGTTTCTGCTAAATTTCAATCTTATAGCAGTTATAGTGACTCATTAGTTGCATATGCAAAGCTAATCTCTAATAATTTCAGCAATTCGACCAAGGCTAATGCATCTTCGGTTTCAATTGCTGCATCTAACCTAGCCAAGGGTAAGTATGGTACATATGCAACTGATCCTAGTTATGCTACAAAGCTTTTGAACATTATTAATCTATATGGTCTAACAAAATATGATACTGGTTCTTCAACAAGTTCTACTGGTTCTTCAACAAGTTCTACTGGTTCTTCTTCAACATCTAACTCTAACAGCTCCACCACTGGTTCTGCTAGCAGCTCTTCGACTTCATCATATATTGTTAAGTCTGGGGATTCGCTTTGGGCTGTCGCTAACAAGTATGGGATTTCTGTTGCTAATTTGAAGAGTTGGAACAATCTTTCTTCCGATATTATCTACATTGGACAGTCTTTGAAAGTTTCTAATTCTGCTTCGCAATCAAGTAACAGCAATAGTAGCTCTAGCTCTTCGAATTCAACTTCTAGCTCTAGTCAGTCAAGTTCAAGCACTTCTTCAACTTCATCGGCTTCGACTTACACCGTTAAGTCTGGGGATTCACTTTGGGCTGTCGCTAACAAGTATGGGATTTCTGTTGCTAATTTGAAGAGTTGGAACAATCTTTCTTCCAATACTATCTACATTGGACAGTCTTTAAAAGTTTCTAATTCTGCTTCACAATCAAGCAATAGTAGCTCTAGTCAGTCAAGTTCAAGCACTTCTTCAACTTCATCGGCTTCGACTTACACCGTTAAGTCTGGGGATTCGCTTTGGGCTGTCGCTAACAAGTATGGGATTTCTGTTGCTAATTTGAAGAGTTGGAACAATCTTTCTTCCAATACTATCTACATTGGACAATCTTTGAAAGTTTCTAATTCTGCTTCACAATCAAGTAACAGCAATAGTAGCTCTAGCTCTTCGACTCCTAGCTCTAGTCAGTCAAGTTCAAGCACTTCTTCAACTTCATCAACTTCGACTTACACTGTTAAGTCTGGGGATTCGCTTTGGGCTGTCGCTAACAAGTATGGGATTTCTGTTGCTAATTTGAAGAGTTGGAACAATCTTTCTTCCAATACTATCTACATTGGACAATCTTTGAAAGTTTCTAATTCTGCTTCACAATCAAGTAACAGCAATAGTAGCTCTAGCTCTTCGAATTCAACTTCTAGCTCTAGTCAGTCAAGTTCAAGCACTTCTTCAACTTCATCGGCTTCGACTTACACCGTTAAGTCTGGGGATTCACTTTGGGCTGTCGCTAATAAGTATGGGATTTCTGTTGCTAATTTGAAGAGTTGGAACAATCTTTCTTCCGATATTATCTACATTGGACAGTCTTTGAAAGTTTCTAATTCTGCTTCACAATCAATTAACAGCAATAGTAGCTCTAGCTCTTCGAATTCAACTTCTAGCTCTAGTCAGTCAAGTTCAAGCACTTCTTCAACTTCATCGGCTTCGACTTACACCGTTAAGTCTGGGGATTCACTTTGGGCTGTCGCTAATAAGTATGGACTTACGGTAACTAAATTAAAAGAATTGAATTCTTTGAACACTAATACAATCTATATTGGACAAACACTAAAAATTTCAAGTAAAACAACAGCAACTAGCTCAACAACTAATAGCAGCTCTAGTTCGGCCACTTCTTCAACCAAAAAGACATACACCGTTAAATCTGGAGATTCCTTGTGGCAAATAGCTGTTAAATATAATACAACTGTTACACAACTTAAATCTACAAATCATTTAAGTTCTGACACTATTTATGTTGGACAAGCACTTATAGTTAACAATTAA
- a CDS encoding helix-turn-helix domain-containing protein, whose translation MTRNYTYSFKLKVVKEYLNGENSLHTLCLKYKMPSDTPLVIWVSRYKAFGPTGLKQLKRRHYSNDFKVAVITYYLNHSTSIQKTAIHFDISHTVVYNWLKLMRQFGIKAVISSKIGRPKMVKKKKETSKKKTEQQLIERQQKQIRHLEQELSYTKIENVYLKKLDAVIRNKKQH comes from the coding sequence TTGACACGTAATTATACCTACAGCTTTAAGTTGAAAGTAGTTAAAGAATATTTAAATGGTGAAAATTCACTCCACACACTGTGTCTGAAATATAAGATGCCGAGTGATACTCCATTAGTAATTTGGGTGTCGCGTTATAAAGCTTTTGGCCCTACCGGTCTTAAACAGCTTAAACGCCGACACTATTCTAATGATTTCAAGGTAGCGGTTATTACCTATTACTTGAACCATTCTACCAGTATTCAAAAAACAGCCATCCACTTTGATATCAGCCACACAGTCGTTTATAATTGGCTTAAATTAATGCGGCAATTTGGAATTAAAGCCGTAATTTCATCTAAGATAGGACGACCCAAGATGGTTAAGAAAAAGAAAGAAACATCCAAGAAAAAGACCGAACAACAGTTAATAGAGAGACAACAAAAACAAATCAGACATTTAGAACAGGAACTTTCCTATACTAAAATTGAGAATGTTTATCTAAAAAAATTGGATGCCGTAATTCGAAACAAAAAACAGCACTAA
- a CDS encoding M1 family metallopeptidase — translation MTEITRFYNDFQPAHYDIYIDVNRETKRIKGTVKITGVAKSTDIAIHQKNLNISLVEVSGKQREFELDEANDALHLTVDKLGEVEVKIDYETKLTDSMMGIYPSYYEVDGVKKQIIGTQFETNFARQAFPCIDEPEAKATFDLALKYDEKPGELTLANMPENHVEDGVHYFDTTVRMSTYLVAFAFGDLQAKYTETKSGVKIGVFATKAHKPNELDFGLDIAKRSIEFYEDFYETPYPLPHSWQLALPDFSAGAMENWGLVTYREAYLTLDPDNTSLDMKQLVATIIAHELAHQWFGDLVTMKWWDDLWLNESFANMMEYVAIDALEPEWRIWETFQAAEAPAALQRDATDGVQSVHVQVENPAEIDALFDGAIVYAKGARMLVMVRALIGDDALRAGLKNYFEEHQYNNATGADLWNALGKASGMDVLAIINSWLEQPGYPVVTAKVVNNDVVLSQQQFFIGEGHDVKRQWQIPLSSNYAEIPTIMSEKEITIAGYQSLREKNGEPLRINVGNNSHFIVKYDDTLLSDILGDVTKYDSITQLQILQDLRLLAEGNQVSYETIVPLLSKFADSKYALVNTALYSVTKNLRKFVTPHTTEEQNLKELYNKLSEHQIERLGWKQTPNESVDDQLTRPYVVGAAIYGDNEQAIAQAHELFVANKDKLLSLQADVRAAILVNEVKNFGSSELFSQLLEEHRQSADGSYKADICGALTSAKDPVILRELVDKFEDAETIKPQDLRAWFTGVLANDEGEQLAWDWIRNEWQWLEDTVGGDMEFTTFITVIARILRTDKRLSEFKEFFEPKLAVPGLTREIKMDIKVIESRVKLIDEQKDSVNRAIKEAL, via the coding sequence ATGACTGAAATAACACGATTTTACAATGATTTCCAACCAGCACATTATGATATTTATATTGATGTAAATCGAGAAACAAAAAGGATAAAAGGTACGGTAAAAATAACAGGGGTTGCTAAAAGTACTGATATTGCAATTCATCAAAAGAACTTGAATATTAGTTTGGTTGAGGTAAGTGGGAAGCAAAGAGAGTTTGAGCTTGATGAAGCCAATGATGCTCTCCACCTGACTGTAGATAAACTGGGTGAAGTCGAAGTCAAGATTGATTACGAGACAAAATTGACTGATTCGATGATGGGAATTTATCCGTCTTATTATGAAGTTGATGGTGTCAAAAAACAGATTATTGGAACTCAGTTTGAGACAAACTTTGCACGCCAAGCATTTCCATGTATTGATGAACCAGAGGCGAAAGCAACTTTTGATTTGGCTTTGAAATATGATGAGAAACCAGGAGAATTGACGCTGGCCAATATGCCTGAAAATCATGTTGAAGATGGCGTACATTATTTTGATACGACTGTTCGGATGTCAACATATCTAGTGGCATTTGCATTTGGAGATTTGCAAGCTAAGTATACTGAGACTAAAAGTGGAGTTAAGATTGGTGTTTTTGCAACAAAAGCACATAAGCCTAATGAACTAGACTTTGGTTTGGATATCGCAAAGCGTTCAATTGAATTTTATGAAGATTTCTATGAAACACCATACCCACTTCCACATTCATGGCAACTGGCCTTGCCTGATTTTTCAGCAGGAGCAATGGAAAATTGGGGCTTGGTGACTTATCGTGAAGCATACTTAACATTGGATCCTGACAACACATCATTGGATATGAAACAGCTTGTTGCAACCATAATTGCCCATGAATTGGCACATCAATGGTTTGGTGACTTAGTAACTATGAAGTGGTGGGATGACCTGTGGTTGAATGAAAGTTTTGCTAATATGATGGAATACGTGGCAATTGATGCTCTAGAGCCTGAATGGAGAATTTGGGAAACTTTCCAAGCTGCAGAAGCACCTGCTGCATTACAAAGAGATGCAACTGATGGGGTCCAGTCAGTTCATGTTCAAGTCGAAAATCCTGCTGAAATTGATGCACTTTTTGATGGAGCGATTGTTTATGCTAAGGGAGCTAGGATGCTAGTAATGGTTCGAGCATTAATTGGTGATGATGCTTTACGCGCAGGGTTAAAGAATTATTTTGAAGAACATCAATATAATAATGCAACTGGTGCTGATTTATGGAATGCACTGGGTAAGGCATCAGGAATGGATGTATTGGCAATAATTAATTCTTGGTTAGAGCAACCAGGTTATCCTGTAGTAACAGCAAAAGTTGTAAATAATGATGTTGTTTTATCACAGCAACAATTCTTTATTGGTGAAGGACATGATGTAAAACGTCAATGGCAAATTCCACTAAGTAGTAATTACGCTGAGATTCCTACGATTATGTCGGAAAAGGAAATCACCATTGCTGGATACCAGAGTTTGCGGGAGAAAAACGGTGAGCCTTTACGTATTAATGTAGGTAATAACTCACACTTTATCGTTAAATATGATGATACGTTGTTAAGTGATATCTTAGGCGATGTTACAAAATATGATTCAATTACGCAACTGCAAATTCTTCAGGACTTACGCTTGTTAGCTGAAGGAAATCAAGTTTCATATGAAACAATCGTACCATTGCTTAGCAAGTTTGCAGATAGTAAATATGCACTAGTTAACACAGCACTGTACAGTGTAACGAAGAACTTACGGAAATTTGTAACACCACATACTACGGAAGAACAAAATTTAAAAGAGCTTTATAATAAATTAAGTGAGCATCAAATTGAACGTTTGGGTTGGAAGCAAACACCAAATGAATCAGTTGATGATCAACTAACAAGACCATATGTTGTTGGTGCAGCTATATATGGAGATAATGAACAGGCTATTGCACAAGCACATGAACTTTTTGTCGCTAATAAGGATAAATTATTAAGCTTACAGGCAGACGTTCGTGCAGCAATATTAGTAAATGAAGTTAAGAATTTTGGTAGTTCTGAACTATTTAGTCAGTTGTTGGAAGAACATCGACAATCAGCAGATGGCAGCTACAAAGCAGATATCTGTGGGGCATTAACAAGTGCCAAGGATCCAGTAATCCTTAGGGAACTTGTTGACAAATTTGAAGATGCTGAAACAATCAAACCACAAGATTTACGTGCCTGGTTTACGGGAGTATTAGCAAATGATGAAGGTGAGCAATTAGCTTGGGATTGGATTAGAAACGAGTGGCAATGGTTGGAAGATACCGTTGGCGGTGACATGGAGTTTACAACTTTTATCACAGTAATTGCACGAATTTTACGTACAGATAAAAGGTTATCTGAATTTAAAGAGTTTTTTGAACCTAAATTGGCGGTGCCTGGATTGACACGTGAGATTAAGATGGACATAAAAGTGATTGAAAGTCGTGTCAAACTCATTGATGAACAAAAAGATAGTGTAAATAGAGCAATTAAAGAAGCATTGTAA
- a CDS encoding ketopantoate reductase family protein yields the protein MKFTVLGSGAMGYRYGVLLQEAGNDVDFVDTWEPNVEAVKKQNGVLVSRDHENKHLTPIKMFYPEEYTGNPDVWVVFAKQMQLEKLLQRMAPKFNDRQYVLTCMNGMGHVEKLLNYFKPEKLIAGTALVATVLNGPGDVDFIGARGAGTMNLANYTEKPDEMTHNIVAELEKAQFNPTLTTNFLGTLMAKVVFNSVVNTLCTLFEITMGEFASYPSADELSRQLINEAYDVCERANITMINSRQEELDSVNYVSKVANPLHYPSMYQDMSNNRPTEVDYINGYIVELGRKYRYEATTHAFLTHLVHLAEHTRHH from the coding sequence ATGAAATTTACAGTATTAGGCTCAGGCGCTATGGGTTATCGTTATGGTGTTTTACTTCAAGAAGCGGGCAATGATGTTGACTTTGTTGATACTTGGGAACCGAATGTTGAAGCTGTTAAGAAACAAAATGGGGTCTTGGTATCACGAGATCACGAAAATAAACATCTTACTCCTATTAAGATGTTTTATCCTGAGGAATACACTGGAAATCCTGATGTATGGGTTGTTTTTGCAAAACAAATGCAACTTGAAAAACTGCTTCAACGAATGGCACCTAAATTCAACGACAGACAATATGTCTTGACTTGTATGAACGGAATGGGACATGTTGAAAAGCTCTTGAACTATTTTAAACCAGAAAAATTAATTGCTGGAACGGCGCTTGTTGCTACTGTTTTAAATGGACCTGGTGATGTTGATTTCATTGGGGCTCGCGGAGCTGGAACAATGAATCTAGCAAATTATACTGAAAAACCAGATGAAATGACACACAATATTGTAGCTGAACTTGAAAAAGCACAATTCAATCCTACTCTAACTACTAATTTCTTAGGTACACTAATGGCCAAAGTTGTTTTCAATTCTGTTGTTAATACACTGTGCACACTTTTTGAAATTACCATGGGAGAATTCGCAAGTTATCCAAGTGCTGATGAACTAAGTCGCCAGTTAATTAATGAGGCTTATGATGTCTGTGAACGCGCGAATATTACTATGATTAATTCACGGCAAGAGGAACTAGACAGTGTTAACTATGTATCCAAAGTTGCCAATCCACTACATTACCCTTCGATGTACCAGGATATGTCAAATAACCGACCAACAGAAGTTGATTACATTAACGGCTATATCGTTGAATTAGGTAGAAAATACCGTTATGAGGCAACAACTCATGCATTCTTGACTCATTTAGTTCATTTGGCAGAACATACACGACATCATTAA
- a CDS encoding ketopantoate reductase family protein: protein MKYGIIGAGAMGYRYGVMLQENAGVEVDFIDTWEPNVEKVRELGGVSVARDHENRRVVPINIYYPEEYQGHPDVWIIFKKQMQLDEELARDAKAELFHDDQYVFSAMNGMGHFEKIAQYFAPEKIICGTAMIATRLDGPADVDFMGEKGAEVMHLAMYASKSVPSNVTEFITDLKKAYLGPIVVEDYLGMCMSKVVFNAVVNTLCTMFEVQMGQFIEYEGVPQMARQLFDEAYDACERAGIYLIETRQEEIDSVTTTSHALKYHYPSMYQDFSKGRPTEVDYINGYIAKIGREHDYVCRTHEFVTQQVHLAELMRKYH from the coding sequence ATGAAGTATGGAATTATTGGTGCAGGTGCAATGGGGTATCGCTACGGGGTTATGTTGCAAGAAAACGCAGGAGTTGAAGTTGATTTCATTGATACATGGGAACCAAATGTTGAAAAAGTTCGTGAATTAGGTGGTGTTTCTGTTGCCAGAGATCATGAAAATCGGCGAGTTGTCCCAATTAATATTTATTACCCAGAAGAATATCAAGGTCATCCCGATGTATGGATAATTTTTAAAAAACAGATGCAACTTGATGAAGAACTCGCACGCGATGCCAAGGCTGAGCTTTTTCATGATGATCAATATGTTTTTTCCGCGATGAATGGAATGGGACATTTTGAAAAAATCGCTCAATACTTTGCACCTGAGAAAATAATTTGTGGTACCGCTATGATTGCCACAAGATTGGATGGACCAGCAGATGTTGATTTCATGGGGGAAAAGGGTGCAGAAGTTATGCATCTTGCCATGTATGCCAGCAAAAGTGTTCCTAGCAATGTTACAGAATTTATAACGGATTTGAAAAAGGCATATTTAGGACCTATTGTTGTAGAAGATTATCTTGGGATGTGTATGTCGAAAGTTGTTTTCAATGCAGTGGTTAATACTTTGTGTACAATGTTCGAAGTTCAAATGGGACAGTTTATTGAGTATGAGGGTGTTCCACAAATGGCTCGTCAGTTGTTTGATGAAGCATATGATGCATGTGAAAGAGCTGGGATTTATCTAATAGAGACCAGACAAGAAGAAATTGATTCAGTTACAACTACAAGTCATGCACTCAAATATCATTATCCTTCCATGTATCAAGATTTTTCTAAGGGAAGACCTACAGAAGTAGATTACATTAATGGCTATATTGCAAAAATTGGACGTGAACATGATTATGTTTGTCGTACCCACGAATTTGTTACACAGCAGGTTCATTTAGCTGAATTAATGAGAAAATATCACTAA